One window of Choristoneura fumiferana chromosome 13, NRCan_CFum_1, whole genome shotgun sequence genomic DNA carries:
- the LOC141434133 gene encoding uncharacterized protein, which yields MSQLEEIERKLQQLEEQNRILAGTNEELRTLAAADPARTPQMSAHAIRPHLAPFWSDRPAAWFAHIESNFALAHITADETKYNYVVGQMDARLSKEMEDLVINPPPKGERNNPTSWHHT from the exons ATGTCTCAATTAGAGGAAATCGAGCGAAAGCTCCAACAATTAGAGGAGCAAAACAGAATTTTAGCAGGTACCAATGAAGAGCTGAGGACGCTGGCGGCGGCAGACCCCGCGCGGACTCCCCAAATGTCTGCGCATGCCATCCGCCCACATCTAGCGCCTTTCTGGTCGGACCGGCCCGCGGCGTGGTTTGCGCATATCGAGTCAAACTTCGCACTCGCGCACATCACGGCAGACGAAACGAAATACAACTACGTCGTCGGCCAGATGGACGCCCGTCTGTCTAAAGAAATGGAGGACTTGGTGATTAACCCTCCACCCAAGGGAGAAag AAATAACCCGACCTCCTGGCATCACACGTGA